GTCATGCAGAGCGGCATGAACGCCCTCAACCCGGTTCTCACCATACGCCGCCAGTTTGAGGACGCGTTTCAAGCGCATGGATTCCGCAACAAACGAGAAATGGCCGAACGAATTCGAACGTTGCTCCGCATGGTCAAGATTGACCCACAGTTTGCGGATCGCTACCCGCACGAGTTATCCGGCGGCATGAAGCAGCGCGTGTCCATTGCACTCGCCATGGCCTTAAGCCCCAAGCTTATCGTCATGGATGAACCAACGACGGCACTCGACGTCGTCGTTCAGCGATCCATCATTCAAAATCTGAAGCAACTGCGTCGCGAGAAGACGTTCTCAGCTATTTTCATCAGCCACGATCTCGGCACCGTCCTCGAATTGGCCGACAAAGTGGCTGTCATGTATGCGGGTCAGTTTATGGAGATCCAAAGTGCACGAAGCATTCTCGAACATCCGCTGCATCCCTACACCAAGGCCCTGTTGAAATGCTTTCCCGATCCGATGGCGGAACACATTGAAATAGCGGGGATTCCAGGGAGTCCGCCGGACATGAAACGACCGCCAAAAGGCTGTCCGTTTGCGCCACGGTGTGAATTTGTACAGGACAGATGCCGTGACGAGATGCCCGAGTACCGACGAGTCGGCGATAGTTACGTTGCTTGTCACTTTCCCGGTGTCGAAGGAGGGTCGAAATGAGCGACTACATCCTAGAACTGAACAATGTCTTAAAAATCTACCGCAAAAAGAAGCAAGGGAAGAAGGAGTTTGTCCGGGCTGCCAATGACGTTTCCATTCAACTGAAGCCAAACAAGATTCTTGCACTTGTCGGCGAGAGCGGAAGCGGCAAAACGACGCTGGCGCGTCTCGTCACCGGGATCGAGCGAGCGGACGAAGGAGAAATCCGGTTTCATGGCGAGATCGTGTCCGGACTGGCAGGCCGGCGACTGGCAGACTATCGCCGGCGGGTGCAAATGGTGTTCCAAGACCCGTTTGCTTCTATCAATCCTTTGAACAGCGTGTACTACACACTGTCTCGGCCGCTCGCCAACTACGTGAATTTGTCCGGGAAAGCGCTGCGAGCACGGGTTCTGGACTTGTTGCGCACCGTGCATTTGACGCCCGCCGAAGACTTTCAGGGGAAGCTGCCGTATGAGCTGTCGGGGGGCCAACTGCAACGTGTCGGCATCGCGCGGGCGCTCGCGCCAGGGCCGGAACTGATTGTGGC
This is a stretch of genomic DNA from Alicyclobacillus dauci. It encodes these proteins:
- a CDS encoding ABC transporter ATP-binding protein, which codes for MPLLEVSQLQVEYASQGVPFQAVRGVSFTLEDGEFIGIVGESGCGKSTLGFAITRLLRDPGHISGGRVLFMDKDLAQLDDAALQPMRWADFSIVMQSGMNALNPVLTIRRQFEDAFQAHGFRNKREMAERIRTLLRMVKIDPQFADRYPHELSGGMKQRVSIALAMALSPKLIVMDEPTTALDVVVQRSIIQNLKQLRREKTFSAIFISHDLGTVLELADKVAVMYAGQFMEIQSARSILEHPLHPYTKALLKCFPDPMAEHIEIAGIPGSPPDMKRPPKGCPFAPRCEFVQDRCRDEMPEYRRVGDSYVACHFPGVEGGSK
- a CDS encoding ABC transporter ATP-binding protein; this encodes MSDYILELNNVLKIYRKKKQGKKEFVRAANDVSIQLKPNKILALVGESGSGKTTLARLVTGIERADEGEIRFHGEIVSGLAGRRLADYRRRVQMVFQDPFASINPLNSVYYTLSRPLANYVNLSGKALRARVLDLLRTVHLTPAEDFQGKLPYELSGGQLQRVGIARALAPGPELIVADEPVSMLDVSIRAEVLQLLGELRDSHGVSVVYITHDLVSARILADEIVVLYRGTVVERGNANTVVRFPKHPYTRLLLSSIPDPWHPDRETTEDVAQGEMRETGHGGCVFADRCVMAMDKCRQGEPRLARLSDQQHVSCFLYTEEQEDTLHEPARS